Proteins encoded in a region of the Rhodococcus sp. SBT000017 genome:
- a CDS encoding acetyl-CoA C-acetyltransferase has translation MEAFLYDAVRSPRGRGKSSGSLHTIKPVDLAANTLSTLLSRHSQLDPALIDDVVLGVVTPVGDQGCDIARTVAMVAGLPDSVAGVQLNRFCGSGLEAVNTAAQRVRSGWDQLIVAGGVESMSRVPLGADGGAWPCDPLTNYSSYFVPQGVSADLIATIEGFDRDEVDAFAVRSQQRAAHAWSMGHFEKSVIPVFDANGRLMLDHDEIMRPETTAADLAALKPSFAQMGALAGFDAVAMQKYTEVERIDHVHHAGNSSGIVDGTAMVLIGSEQAGRAGGLTPRGRVVAGVVAGSDPTLMLTGPVPATHKVLAAAGLTLDDIAVFEVNEAFASVVLNYAKKLDIDHERINVNGGAIAMGHPLGATGAMLTGMALDELERRGERYALITLCIGAGMGVATIIERL, from the coding sequence ATGGAGGCGTTCCTCTACGACGCAGTGCGCAGCCCACGTGGCCGCGGTAAGAGCTCCGGCTCACTGCACACCATCAAGCCGGTCGATCTGGCCGCGAACACGTTGTCCACGTTGCTCTCTCGACACTCGCAGCTGGATCCGGCCCTGATCGACGACGTCGTGCTCGGTGTCGTCACCCCGGTCGGCGACCAGGGTTGCGATATCGCCCGCACCGTCGCGATGGTTGCCGGACTACCGGACAGTGTCGCCGGCGTTCAGCTCAACCGCTTCTGCGGATCGGGACTTGAGGCAGTCAACACTGCGGCGCAACGTGTTCGGTCCGGATGGGATCAGCTCATCGTCGCCGGCGGCGTCGAATCGATGTCCCGTGTCCCGCTCGGGGCGGACGGCGGCGCATGGCCGTGCGACCCGCTCACCAACTACAGCAGCTACTTCGTTCCGCAGGGAGTCAGTGCAGACCTCATCGCGACGATCGAAGGATTCGATCGCGACGAGGTCGACGCCTTCGCAGTGCGCAGCCAGCAACGCGCCGCACACGCCTGGTCGATGGGCCACTTCGAGAAGTCGGTCATCCCGGTCTTCGACGCAAACGGCCGACTGATGCTCGATCACGACGAAATCATGCGCCCCGAGACCACCGCGGCCGATCTCGCTGCCCTGAAGCCATCGTTTGCCCAGATGGGCGCGCTCGCCGGGTTCGACGCCGTCGCGATGCAGAAGTACACCGAGGTCGAGCGCATCGATCACGTCCACCACGCCGGCAACTCCTCCGGCATCGTCGACGGCACCGCGATGGTGCTGATCGGCTCCGAACAGGCCGGGCGCGCAGGCGGATTGACCCCACGCGGACGCGTCGTGGCCGGAGTCGTCGCCGGATCGGACCCGACGTTGATGCTCACCGGCCCGGTTCCGGCCACCCACAAGGTGTTGGCCGCAGCGGGACTCACCCTCGACGACATCGCGGTGTTCGAGGTCAACGAGGCATTCGCATCGGTGGTGCTCAACTACGCGAAGAAGCTGGACATCGACCACGAACGCATCAACGTCAACGGTGGCGCGATCGCGATGGGCCACCCACTGGGCGCAACGGGCGCGATGCTCACCGGAATGGCTCTCGACGAGCTCGAGCGGCGGGGCGAGCGCTACGCACTGATCACGCTCTGCATCGGTGCCGGAATGGGCGTAGCCACCATCATCGAGCGCCTGTGA
- a CDS encoding acyl-CoA dehydrogenase family protein: MTALADRTSDDLATELADVRQLARGFFEKEVAPHREEFAAAGRPSREVYRTAGSLGLLGMSVPEQYGGGGGDFRHEAVLFEEQVRCGDSAMQLGVHSGIVPHYILAYASEEKKQQWLPKLCSGEWIGAIAMTEPGTGSDLQGITTRAVRDGDDYVVTGGKTFISNGAHCDLIIIAAKTDPSAGARGLSLLVAEVSDDTEGFHRGRVLHKIGQKGQDTAELTFDGLRIPATNILGDAEGRGFAQLMQQLPQERLICGIAAVAMIDAAVEQTVEYTKSRSAFGKTLFDLQNTKFELAECATIGRVVRTFVDDAMAQHISGSLDVTTAAMVKYWTTDRQFEVVDRCLQLFGGYGYMEEYPIARMFVDGRIARIYAGANEVMKDLISRSL; encoded by the coding sequence ATGACTGCACTCGCAGACCGCACCTCCGACGACCTCGCTACCGAGCTCGCCGACGTGCGACAGCTCGCCCGAGGATTCTTCGAGAAGGAGGTCGCGCCGCACCGCGAGGAATTCGCGGCAGCCGGACGCCCCAGCCGCGAGGTCTACCGCACCGCAGGCAGCCTCGGACTGCTTGGCATGTCGGTACCCGAGCAGTACGGCGGAGGCGGCGGCGACTTCCGCCACGAGGCGGTGCTGTTCGAGGAACAGGTCCGCTGCGGTGACTCGGCCATGCAGCTCGGCGTGCACAGCGGCATCGTCCCGCACTACATCCTGGCCTACGCGTCCGAGGAGAAGAAGCAGCAGTGGCTGCCGAAGCTGTGCTCGGGAGAGTGGATCGGTGCCATCGCCATGACCGAACCGGGCACCGGCTCGGATCTGCAGGGCATTACCACCCGCGCAGTGCGTGACGGCGACGACTACGTCGTGACCGGCGGAAAGACGTTCATCTCCAACGGAGCTCACTGCGATCTGATCATCATCGCCGCCAAGACCGATCCGTCCGCCGGAGCCCGGGGACTGTCACTGCTCGTCGCCGAGGTCTCCGACGACACCGAAGGCTTCCACCGCGGACGCGTGCTGCACAAGATCGGCCAGAAGGGCCAGGACACAGCAGAACTCACCTTCGACGGTCTCCGTATCCCTGCCACGAACATCCTCGGCGACGCAGAAGGACGCGGCTTCGCACAGTTGATGCAGCAACTCCCCCAGGAGCGTTTGATCTGCGGGATAGCGGCCGTCGCGATGATCGACGCCGCCGTCGAGCAGACCGTCGAATACACCAAGTCGCGCAGCGCTTTCGGCAAGACACTGTTCGATCTGCAGAACACCAAGTTCGAGCTCGCCGAATGCGCCACCATCGGCCGCGTCGTCCGCACCTTCGTCGACGACGCCATGGCACAGCACATCTCGGGCAGCCTCGACGTCACCACGGCAGCAATGGTCAAGTACTGGACCACCGACCGACAGTTCGAGGTGGTCGACCGTTGCCTACAGCTCTTCGGTGGGTACGGCTACATGGAGGAATACCCCATCGCCCGCATGTTCGTCGACGGCCGCATCGCACGCATCTACGCCGGTGCCAACGAAGTTATGAAAGACCTCATCTCCCGCTCCTTGTAA
- a CDS encoding 3-hydroxyacyl-CoA dehydrogenase NAD-binding domain-containing protein translates to MNSSAALHTSTITGEIGTDRVLVLTMDDPTQSTNTMNAAFGESLGQTVDWLEANVDAYDGVIVTSAKDSFFSGGDLELLRDAGPHDHEAIADALDFTKDKFRRIEKLGKPVVAALGGTALGGGFEIALACHHRIALNNSKARFGLPEVTLGLLPGAGGVTRTVRMFGIVKALTQVVGQGQRYRPAQALELGLVDEVVDTHEQMMANARAWIVANPEALQPWDTKGFKIPGGTAASPALAAQLPAFAATVRKQVKGAPMPAPIAVVAAAVEGSVLDFESASLVETRHCTSLACGAVSGNLIQSMFFDLGSINKGGSRPSAEPHRVPEKVLVIGAGMMGAAIAYVVASAQVPVVLRDVSIESAERGKDYARSILGKAVAKGRKTQADADAVLALITPSSDAADAEGCDLVVEAVFEDPAVKQGAFEAVDKYLTADALLCSNTSTLPITELSTGVSRTADFIGTHFFSPVDKMPLVEIVVGEHTSESALARAFDFVRLIGKTPIVVGDSHGFFTTRVIGRFMDEAISLVAEGVHPATVEQAALQAGYPSGALALMDEISLTLSRHIREGMAEAARADGRPWIVSNSYALVDRLVDEFDRPGRKAGRGFYEYSEDGTKAGLWPGLVEHYHRPDHGIPFEDMMDRMLIAQSLDSIACLDEGVLRTVADANIGSILGIGYPAWTGGVLQFVNQFDGGLPGFVERADRLRAGYGDRFVVPRSLRSRTERYL, encoded by the coding sequence ATGAACAGCTCTGCTGCACTGCACACTTCCACCATCACCGGCGAGATCGGCACCGACCGCGTACTCGTGCTGACGATGGACGACCCGACGCAGTCCACCAACACGATGAACGCCGCGTTCGGCGAGTCACTCGGGCAGACGGTCGACTGGCTCGAGGCGAACGTCGATGCCTACGACGGAGTGATCGTCACCTCGGCGAAGGATTCCTTCTTCTCCGGTGGCGACCTCGAACTGCTACGCGACGCAGGCCCCCACGACCACGAGGCCATCGCCGACGCCCTCGACTTCACCAAGGACAAGTTTCGCCGGATCGAGAAGCTGGGCAAGCCCGTGGTGGCTGCGCTCGGCGGCACCGCACTCGGTGGCGGCTTCGAGATCGCGCTGGCCTGTCATCATCGAATTGCTCTGAACAACAGCAAAGCTCGCTTCGGGCTTCCCGAGGTCACCCTCGGGCTCCTTCCCGGGGCCGGTGGAGTCACCAGGACGGTCCGCATGTTCGGCATCGTCAAGGCTCTGACACAGGTGGTGGGCCAGGGCCAGCGGTATCGGCCGGCGCAGGCACTCGAACTCGGACTTGTCGACGAGGTCGTCGACACCCACGAGCAGATGATGGCGAACGCACGCGCCTGGATCGTCGCCAATCCCGAAGCGCTGCAGCCCTGGGACACGAAGGGATTCAAGATTCCCGGCGGCACCGCGGCCTCACCCGCGCTGGCTGCGCAATTGCCTGCCTTCGCGGCAACGGTCCGCAAGCAGGTCAAGGGTGCACCCATGCCCGCTCCGATCGCGGTGGTTGCTGCGGCCGTGGAAGGGTCGGTACTCGACTTCGAGTCGGCATCGCTCGTGGAAACCCGGCATTGCACCTCGCTCGCCTGCGGAGCGGTCTCGGGCAATCTGATCCAATCGATGTTCTTCGATCTCGGATCCATCAACAAGGGTGGCTCTCGGCCGAGCGCCGAACCGCACCGGGTGCCCGAGAAGGTCCTGGTGATCGGTGCCGGAATGATGGGCGCCGCCATCGCCTACGTCGTCGCCTCGGCACAGGTTCCCGTCGTGCTGCGTGATGTCTCGATCGAGTCCGCCGAGCGTGGAAAAGATTATGCACGTTCGATTCTCGGCAAAGCCGTCGCGAAGGGACGAAAGACCCAGGCCGACGCCGATGCGGTGCTCGCGCTCATCACGCCCAGTTCCGACGCGGCAGATGCCGAGGGTTGCGATCTGGTCGTCGAGGCGGTGTTCGAGGATCCCGCCGTCAAGCAGGGTGCTTTCGAGGCCGTCGACAAGTACCTGACGGCCGACGCACTGCTGTGCTCGAACACCTCGACCCTGCCCATCACCGAGCTGTCGACGGGAGTCTCGCGCACCGCGGACTTCATCGGCACGCACTTCTTCTCCCCGGTCGACAAGATGCCGTTGGTCGAAATCGTTGTGGGAGAACACACCAGCGAATCGGCGCTGGCCCGCGCATTCGACTTCGTTCGCCTGATCGGCAAGACGCCGATCGTCGTCGGAGACAGTCACGGCTTCTTCACCACCCGCGTCATCGGCCGGTTCATGGACGAGGCGATCTCGCTGGTCGCGGAGGGCGTGCACCCGGCCACCGTCGAGCAGGCCGCTCTTCAGGCGGGCTACCCGTCCGGTGCGCTGGCTCTCATGGACGAGATTTCGTTGACCCTGTCTCGGCACATCCGCGAGGGCATGGCGGAGGCCGCCCGCGCCGACGGTCGACCGTGGATCGTCTCGAACTCGTATGCCCTGGTCGATCGCCTCGTCGACGAGTTCGACCGCCCCGGCCGCAAGGCCGGACGTGGCTTCTACGAGTACTCCGAGGACGGAACCAAGGCCGGATTGTGGCCGGGCCTGGTGGAGCACTATCACCGCCCCGATCACGGAATTCCGTTCGAGGACATGATGGATCGCATGCTGATCGCGCAGTCGCTCGACTCGATCGCGTGCCTCGACGAAGGTGTCCTGCGGACGGTCGCCGATGCGAACATCGGCTCCATCCTCGGCATCGGCTACCCCGCGTGGACCGGTGGCGTGCTGCAGTTCGTCAATCAGTTCGACGGCGGCCTGCCGGGATTCGTGGAGCGAGCCGACCGACTGCGGGCAGGGTACGGCGATCGGTTCGTCGTGCCGAGGTCACTGCGCTCACGCACCGAGCGGTACCTCTGA